The following are encoded together in the Narcine bancroftii isolate sNarBan1 chromosome 10, sNarBan1.hap1, whole genome shotgun sequence genome:
- the LOC138744393 gene encoding heparan sulfate glucosamine 3-O-sulfotransferase 1-like yields the protein MACLLAGAFLLVAQTNTVHSGSSQWREGTLFQSLRYHGGIQGNETEHKSSKSQTSITSQLIPQTIIIGVRKGGTRALLEMLDIHPDIVVAATEVHFFDWDENYVKGLEWYRKLMPFSYPHQTTIEKTPGYFTSIKAPKRIRDMNSSTRLLLILRDPTERVISDYTQVYYNRLESHKSVQPIEEMVIKNGALNIKYKAIQRSLYDVHMGNWLRYFPLNQIHIVDGGALIKNPLEELQKVETFLNIPAKIKTSNFYFNQTKGFYCLRSDGKERCLHESKGRPHPVVNSTVLEELRAYFREHNERFFQMVQQTFKWH from the coding sequence ATGGCCTGCCTGTTGGCGGGGGCTTTCCTTCTGGTAGCCCAAACAAACACAGTGCACTCTGGAAGTTCTCAGTGGAGAGAAGGAACACTGTTTCAGTCATTAAGATACCATGGTGGAATACAAGGCAACGAAACGGAACACAAGTCATCAAAGTCACAAACTTCCATTACAAGTCAATTGATTCCACAAACTATCATTATTGGTGTTCGCAAGGGAGGGACCAGGGCTCTGTTGGAGATGTTGGACATTCACCCTGATATTGTGGTTGCTGCTACTGAGGTCCACTTTTTTGACTGGGATGAGAACTATGTAAAAGGTTTAGAATGGTACAGGAAGCTGATGCCCTTCTCTTATCCACACCAAACCACAATAGAGAAGACGCCAGgttatttcacatctattaagGCTCCGAAAAGAATCCGGGATATGAACAGTTCTACCAGATTGCTGTTGATCCTGAGAGATCCGACCGAGAGAGTGATATCGGATTATACCCAAGTTTACTACAATCGGCTAGAAAGCCACAAGTCTGTCCAACCCATAGAAGAAATGGTCATTAAAAATGGAGCCCTCAATATTAAATACAAGGCCATTCAGAGAAGTCTATATGACGTTCACATGGGCAACTGGCTTCGGTATTTTCCGCTGAACCAAATACATATAGTCGATGGTGGTGCTCTTATAAAGAACCCACTGGAGGAATTACAGAAAGTCGAAACATTTCTGAACATTCCTGCAAAGATCAAGACATCCAATTTCTACTTTAATCAGACCAAGGGTTTCTATTGTCTTCGAAGTGATGGCAAAGAAAGATGTTTACATGAATCCAAGGGTCGCCCCCATCCAGTTGTGAACAGTACTGTGCTGGAGGAGCTACGTGCTTACTTTAGGGAACACAATGAGAgatttttccagatggtccaaCAGACTTTTAAATGGCATTAA